One Thalassotalea sediminis DNA segment encodes these proteins:
- a CDS encoding recombinase family protein, with translation MSAQIGYIRVSTIEQSTARQLLNIQLDKVFTDKCSGKDTNRPALTQLREFVRDGDIIHCHDISRMARSTEDLLRLVKEFTAENITLKFHKENLTFDGTNNPMQQLMLTMLGGIYQFERAMILERQREGIAIAKAKGKYRGKQVNQQLHNQIRVLYKQGINKTQIAKQLGCARATVYKALSP, from the coding sequence ATGAGCGCACAAATTGGTTACATTCGTGTAAGCACAATAGAGCAATCAACAGCTAGACAATTATTAAACATTCAATTAGACAAAGTTTTTACCGACAAATGTAGCGGCAAGGATACAAATCGCCCTGCTCTTACTCAACTCAGAGAGTTTGTTCGTGATGGGGATATAATTCATTGTCATGATATCAGCCGAATGGCACGATCTACAGAAGATCTACTCCGTCTAGTGAAAGAATTTACTGCCGAAAATATTACCTTAAAGTTTCATAAAGAAAACTTAACTTTTGACGGCACTAATAACCCAATGCAACAGCTTATGTTGACGATGCTTGGTGGTATCTATCAATTCGAAAGAGCTATGATTTTAGAACGCCAGCGCGAGGGGATTGCCATTGCCAAAGCTAAAGGTAAATATCGCGGTAAACAAGTAAACCAACAGCTACACAATCAAATTCGCGTTCTTTACAAGCAAGGGATTAACAAAACCCAAATAGCTAAACAACTTGGGTGTGCGAGAGCAACTGTTTACAAGGCTTTGTCACCATAA
- a CDS encoding tyrosine-type recombinase/integrase: MTTQTERHDIQDGLYVYKQNNSERWYSRFVLYGKWYSKATKEKELDKAIARAHITFMEFKVKAENNLLVNSKRFKDVANRVISKLQSELKNGAGKITYRDYIQALNKYHIKFFDRTYITNIDQQKINAFNEWREKQLGRIPAKSTLLTHNSAMNLVFKEAIEHKWMIAAQVPVLFTKGEMGKRRVAFSQEEYDKVYDTVLDMAGNSRKKKTKQIRELLLSYMEFCVNTGIRPGTEMEGITWGDIEMTRQGHNVRFKVKVRKGKTTKHTGTRTVIARDQVWDCLEELRERFPNRKPNDKLFRLEDGERTNELGVTFRKALEECGLKGSADEPRTLYSLRHSYITWQLLRRDLRLDILAKQCGTSVAMIEQHYSHVVPSMFEEELSGVKFAAKPKKEKPPTKKVLATLENRFKSWEAEFKKRGCI; encoded by the coding sequence ATGACGACTCAAACAGAACGCCACGACATCCAAGACGGATTGTACGTTTACAAACAAAACAATAGCGAACGTTGGTACTCTCGCTTTGTACTTTATGGTAAATGGTACAGTAAAGCCACTAAAGAAAAAGAACTAGATAAAGCTATTGCCCGTGCCCATATTACCTTTATGGAGTTTAAAGTTAAGGCTGAAAATAATTTACTAGTTAATAGTAAACGCTTTAAAGATGTTGCTAACCGAGTCATTAGCAAGCTTCAATCCGAGTTAAAAAATGGTGCTGGTAAAATTACCTACCGTGATTATATTCAAGCTCTAAACAAATATCATATAAAGTTCTTCGATAGAACCTATATCACTAACATTGATCAACAAAAGATTAATGCCTTCAATGAATGGCGTGAAAAACAGCTGGGTCGTATACCTGCTAAGTCGACGTTACTCACCCATAACTCTGCAATGAATTTGGTTTTTAAAGAAGCCATCGAACACAAATGGATGATTGCAGCCCAAGTACCTGTGCTATTTACCAAAGGTGAAATGGGGAAAAGACGTGTAGCTTTCAGCCAAGAAGAATATGATAAAGTTTATGATACTGTTCTAGATATGGCCGGAAATAGCAGAAAGAAAAAAACAAAACAGATACGTGAATTACTTCTTAGCTATATGGAGTTTTGCGTTAATACTGGTATTAGACCCGGTACAGAAATGGAAGGCATTACTTGGGGTGATATTGAAATGACTCGTCAAGGTCATAATGTTCGTTTCAAAGTTAAAGTCCGTAAAGGTAAAACTACTAAACATACTGGCACTAGAACAGTTATAGCCCGTGATCAAGTATGGGATTGTTTAGAGGAATTACGTGAACGTTTTCCAAATCGTAAACCAAATGATAAATTATTTCGGCTTGAAGACGGTGAACGCACTAATGAATTGGGGGTAACGTTCAGAAAAGCATTAGAAGAATGCGGTTTAAAAGGTTCAGCAGATGAGCCAAGAACATTATATTCATTGCGCCATAGCTATATTACATGGCAACTATTACGTCGTGATTTACGCTTAGATATTTTAGCTAAACAATGCGGAACTAGTGTTGCAATGATCGAACAGCACTACTCTCACGTTGTTCCAAGCATGTTCGAAGAAGAGCTTTCAGGTGTGAAGTTCGCAGCAAAGCCTAAGAAAGAAAAGCCACCGACAAAAAAAGTACTAGCGACATTAGAAAATAGATTTAAAAGCTGGGAAGCCGAATTTAAAAAACGTGGCTGTATTTAA
- a CDS encoding ankyrin repeat domain-containing protein — protein MKLILTSILGIIVLVVAMYFYNKITLEKIPPKPENRTIYSKTKKEENNEEFFSNKTDKFEQLDIKSCHSYLNSEQPNRDWAINARNYIIYYSKEVNIDNADEFALYSGIGVYRNRILRGFNPKYFVKPKFDDIDFELQENSTEKLFKKLLTKQTSEEMLTFISNLPNKNSYFLNGGKLKHILGFAAQYKYNNSLLDVIELGIPVFYSDIVDLIKADIDTSILIKVTEYSNLSISKRLKGSFAYTSLANIALKYERFDFAYFLIEAGSPTNPDSYSENGLDILTKHRNKMSQDEFIKLFEKIRINTHQPFNKHLGKAINKHLKTIGYTDSDTFFVFDKKLMREDIVIEQLVDDMHKQLLTNFSSVDPEDLPKHCINPLGLLYTNLALTLGQQKQSTLHSYQYIVENDDLMFDKILQTFGNAELAIKFIGEEKTLESKRKVYSIKSKQALNQASSATETKTEYILSEDVINKIFELARQRRWDEAITLLKSSNIDEKEIYTGLLHVAIYTNAEIKTVDWLIYKGGELLESTIFTLIQTNNVKLAEFLLKNGLNINYIDAFGNTSISNSVKFEKLNMLKFLLKNGAEKNMFSTNYNALDFALLQLGKGKDMIEYIDELLMSGYVVELSHIQIIEKIKKTNLKIYNKLVNNNPVFILNE, from the coding sequence ATGAAGTTAATTTTAACAAGTATACTGGGCATTATCGTTCTAGTGGTTGCAATGTACTTTTATAATAAAATTACTCTAGAAAAGATTCCACCCAAGCCAGAAAATAGAACAATCTATTCAAAAACAAAGAAAGAAGAAAATAACGAAGAGTTTTTTTCAAATAAAACTGATAAATTTGAACAACTCGATATCAAATCGTGCCATAGCTACTTAAACTCTGAACAACCAAATAGGGATTGGGCTATTAATGCTCGCAACTATATAATTTACTACTCTAAAGAGGTAAATATTGACAATGCGGATGAATTTGCCCTCTACTCAGGTATTGGCGTTTATAGAAACCGCATTTTAAGAGGTTTTAATCCAAAATACTTTGTAAAACCTAAGTTTGACGATATTGATTTTGAGTTGCAAGAAAATTCAACAGAAAAACTATTCAAAAAATTATTAACCAAACAAACTAGTGAAGAAATGTTGACATTCATTTCTAATTTACCTAATAAAAATAGTTATTTTCTAAATGGAGGTAAACTCAAGCATATATTAGGTTTCGCAGCACAATATAAATATAACAACTCTCTACTAGATGTCATCGAGTTAGGTATTCCTGTTTTTTATTCAGATATTGTTGATTTAATCAAAGCCGATATCGACACGTCGATATTAATTAAAGTAACGGAATATAGTAACTTATCAATTTCAAAAAGATTAAAAGGCTCTTTTGCTTATACATCTTTAGCGAATATAGCTTTAAAATATGAGCGTTTCGACTTTGCATATTTTTTAATAGAAGCTGGCAGCCCAACGAACCCTGATTCTTATAGTGAAAATGGATTAGATATCCTTACAAAGCACCGCAATAAGATGTCCCAAGATGAATTTATAAAGTTATTTGAAAAAATACGAATTAATACACATCAGCCATTCAACAAACATTTAGGTAAAGCCATAAACAAACACCTCAAAACTATTGGATATACTGATAGTGATACATTTTTTGTGTTTGATAAAAAATTAATGCGAGAAGACATCGTCATCGAGCAGTTAGTAGATGATATGCATAAGCAATTATTAACAAATTTTTCTTCTGTAGACCCTGAAGATCTCCCTAAACATTGCATAAACCCTCTTGGCTTGCTTTATACAAACTTAGCGCTAACTTTAGGTCAACAAAAACAAAGCACTCTCCACTCTTATCAATATATTGTTGAAAATGATGATCTGATGTTTGACAAAATATTACAAACCTTTGGTAATGCTGAGCTAGCTATTAAGTTTATCGGTGAAGAAAAAACACTTGAATCTAAAAGAAAAGTATATTCTATAAAATCTAAACAAGCGCTGAATCAAGCTTCATCCGCAACTGAAACGAAAACTGAGTATATTTTGAGTGAAGATGTTATTAACAAGATCTTTGAACTAGCGCGACAAAGGCGCTGGGATGAAGCGATAACCCTTTTGAAGAGTAGTAACATAGATGAAAAAGAAATTTATACTGGATTGTTGCATGTTGCCATTTATACTAATGCTGAAATTAAAACAGTAGATTGGCTCATATATAAAGGTGGAGAGCTATTAGAGTCAACAATTTTCACTTTAATTCAAACTAATAATGTTAAATTAGCGGAATTTCTATTAAAAAATGGACTAAACATCAACTACATTGATGCATTTGGAAACACATCAATTTCAAATTCGGTAAAATTTGAAAAGCTTAATATGTTGAAGTTTTTGTTAAAGAATGGAGCTGAGAAGAATATGTTCAGTACTAATTATAACGCCTTAGACTTCGCATTATTACAACTTGGTAAAGGAAAAGATATGATTGAGTACATTGATGAACTATTGATGAGTGGTTATGTTGTCGAATTAAGTCACATCCAAATTATCGAGAAAATAAAAAAAACTAACCTTAAAATTTATAATAAACTAGTAAATAACAATCCAGTTTTTATCTTAAATGAATAG